One Nostocoides sp. HKS02 genomic window carries:
- the lpdA gene encoding dihydrolipoyl dehydrogenase, which yields MADFDVVVLGAGPGGYVAAIRASQLGLKAAVVESKYWGGVCLNVGCIPSKALLRNAELAHILQHEKDKFGIEGDATMSFGPTHARSRSVSAGIVKGVHFLMKKNKITEIDGWGTLTSATSMDVALNSGEKQTVTFDKLIIATGATTRLIPGTSLSDRVVTYEEQILTDQLPGSIVIAGSGAIGVEFAYVLKNFGVDVTIVEFLDRMVPTEDAEVSKELLKHYKKLGITVLLSTKVESIDDSGEKVRVTVSPAAGGDSRVIETDKVLQAIGFAPRLEGFGLEALGVATERGAIVIDDHCRTNVDNVYAIGDVTGKLMLAHTAEAQGVVAAETMAGADTMPVEYDFIPRATYCQPQIASFGYSEEQAKEKGYDVKVAKFPFSANGKAMGLGDAVGFVKVVADAKHNEILGAHLIGPDVTELLPALTLAQKWDLTADEVARNVFAHPTLSEAVKEAVEGIAGHMINL from the coding sequence ATGGCTGACTTCGATGTTGTCGTTCTCGGTGCTGGTCCTGGTGGGTATGTCGCGGCAATCCGCGCCTCGCAGCTCGGACTCAAGGCCGCGGTGGTGGAGAGCAAGTACTGGGGTGGCGTCTGCCTCAACGTCGGGTGCATCCCGTCGAAGGCGCTGCTGCGCAACGCCGAGCTCGCCCACATCCTCCAGCACGAGAAGGACAAGTTCGGGATCGAGGGCGACGCCACGATGTCGTTCGGGCCGACCCACGCGCGCTCGCGGTCGGTCTCCGCGGGCATCGTCAAGGGCGTCCACTTCCTCATGAAGAAGAACAAGATCACCGAGATCGACGGCTGGGGCACCCTGACGAGCGCCACCTCGATGGACGTGGCCCTCAACTCCGGCGAGAAGCAGACGGTCACCTTCGACAAGCTCATCATCGCCACGGGGGCGACCACCCGCCTCATCCCGGGCACCTCGCTGTCCGACCGCGTGGTCACCTACGAGGAGCAGATCCTCACCGACCAGCTGCCCGGCTCGATCGTCATCGCCGGGTCGGGTGCCATCGGGGTCGAGTTCGCCTACGTCCTGAAGAACTTCGGTGTCGACGTGACCATCGTCGAGTTCCTCGACCGCATGGTGCCCACCGAGGATGCCGAGGTCTCCAAGGAGCTGCTCAAGCACTACAAGAAGCTCGGCATCACCGTGCTGCTGTCGACCAAGGTCGAGTCCATTGACGACAGCGGCGAGAAGGTCAGGGTCACGGTTTCACCGGCCGCAGGGGGAGACTCCCGGGTCATCGAGACCGACAAGGTGCTGCAGGCCATCGGCTTCGCCCCGCGGCTCGAGGGCTTCGGTCTCGAAGCGCTGGGCGTGGCCACCGAGCGCGGTGCCATCGTCATCGACGACCACTGCCGCACCAACGTCGACAACGTCTACGCGATCGGGGACGTCACCGGCAAGCTCATGCTGGCCCACACCGCTGAGGCCCAGGGCGTGGTGGCTGCCGAGACCATGGCCGGCGCCGACACGATGCCGGTCGAGTACGACTTCATCCCGCGGGCCACCTACTGCCAGCCCCAGATCGCCTCGTTCGGATACTCCGAGGAGCAGGCCAAGGAGAAGGGCTACGACGTCAAGGTCGCCAAGTTCCCGTTCTCCGCCAACGGCAAGGCGATGGGCCTCGGTGACGCGGTCGGCTTCGTCAAGGTGGTCGCTGACGCGAAGCACAACGAGATCCTCGGGGCGCACCTGATCGGCCCGGACGTCACCGAGCTGCTGCCCGCACTGACCCTGGCGCAGAAGTGGGACCTCACCGCCGACGAGGTGGCTCGCAACGTCTTCGCGCACCCCACCCTGTCCGAGGCGGTCAAGGAAGCCGTCGAGGGCATCGCCGGCCACATGATCAACCTCTGA
- the mreD gene encoding rod shape-determining protein MreD translates to MSVPRVVALRALMLLVAALLSVTIAVHTPDTVPDLVLPVVVAGALLGGPSRGGLVGLGAGWLVDLLPPGPSVLGTSALLYAAVGLLAGTGRREGPTPWGWVALVGAASAVALGTGRVVVAVVSGAAVDPTATGLGVLWSAALCAIAVPPLVWVEQSVAGRRRR, encoded by the coding sequence GTGTCCGTACCCCGTGTCGTCGCCCTGCGCGCCCTGATGCTGCTCGTCGCTGCCCTGCTGAGCGTCACCATCGCGGTCCACACCCCCGACACCGTGCCGGACCTGGTGCTGCCGGTCGTGGTCGCGGGTGCGTTGCTGGGCGGCCCGTCCCGCGGCGGGCTCGTGGGGCTCGGCGCCGGCTGGCTCGTCGACCTGCTGCCACCCGGTCCGTCCGTCCTGGGCACCAGCGCCCTGCTGTATGCCGCGGTCGGCCTGCTCGCCGGCACCGGCCGCCGCGAAGGCCCGACGCCCTGGGGCTGGGTCGCGCTCGTCGGCGCGGCCAGCGCGGTGGCCCTCGGGACCGGTCGGGTGGTGGTCGCCGTCGTGTCGGGCGCGGCCGTCGACCCCACTGCCACGGGGCTGGGGGTCCTGTGGTCGGCAGCGCTGTGCGCCATCGCCGTCCCGCCGCTGGTCTGGGTGGAGCAGTCGGTCGCGGGCCGGAGGCGGCGGTGA
- the mrdA gene encoding penicillin-binding protein 2 — protein MRRTHPARVWVLGFAVLTLMGVLVGRLGQVQVGDRSAYLRAAQTVNTRTVVTPALRGRILDRNGVALVDNTSETVVTVDRRVLADSADGGRGLVRRVAVVLGVPFERLWARTFLCGTAGAAPAPACWGGSAYLPVPLLSGADPTRALSLAERPDLYPGISVLASPVREYPQQATVNAAQVLGYLARSTSQDVAASHGAIGDLDLVGRAGLEEQYDAQLRGTPGRTTVAVDPRGVVTGQVSQVPPVRGRDLVTNLDVRVQAAAEAALRRAVTSARHHGYPADGGAAVVLDTTTGGVLAAASYPAYDPDVWTGGISEQALTALTGPGAGTPLIDRATAAVYPPASTFKVVSLPAAVRAGNSLSGGYDCTASSRVGNRTFANYESRAYGRISLLKAIEVSCDTIFYDFAYRSWLAQGGLSATSDAGDPFVTTAKAFGLGAPTGVDLPGERSGRIPGRVWKRATWNDTRAQTCHRAAAGYPEVARTDPRRAAYLKGLAVENCASGFAFRAGDAVNFAIGQGDIGVTPLQMARLYAAIANGGTLWTPQLARGFAAPGGVLERVAPVPADTVAFPAGTLPFLHQALQGVVARGTAQAAFAGFPLAQWPVAGKTGTAEAFGARDTAWFVSYAPATHPRYAVAVVISQGGTGGAVAAPAARQIYDVLRTLR, from the coding sequence GTGAGGCGGACCCACCCGGCCCGCGTGTGGGTGTTGGGTTTCGCCGTCCTCACGCTGATGGGCGTGCTCGTCGGGCGTCTGGGGCAGGTGCAGGTCGGTGACCGCAGTGCGTACCTGCGCGCGGCCCAGACCGTGAACACCCGCACCGTCGTCACGCCCGCGCTGCGCGGTCGGATTCTCGACCGCAACGGGGTCGCCCTGGTCGACAACACCAGCGAGACCGTGGTGACCGTCGACCGCCGGGTCCTCGCGGACTCCGCAGACGGCGGTCGTGGGCTCGTCCGACGCGTGGCTGTGGTCCTCGGGGTTCCGTTCGAGCGCCTCTGGGCACGCACCTTCCTGTGCGGCACTGCCGGGGCGGCGCCGGCGCCGGCCTGCTGGGGTGGTTCGGCCTACCTGCCAGTTCCCCTCCTGTCCGGAGCCGACCCGACCCGGGCGCTCAGCCTCGCCGAGCGTCCCGACCTCTACCCGGGGATCTCCGTGCTCGCGTCTCCCGTGCGCGAGTACCCGCAGCAGGCCACGGTCAACGCCGCGCAGGTGTTGGGCTACCTGGCCCGCTCCACCTCGCAGGACGTCGCCGCATCGCACGGGGCGATCGGGGACCTCGACCTCGTGGGCCGGGCTGGTCTCGAGGAGCAGTACGACGCCCAGCTGCGCGGCACGCCCGGTCGCACCACGGTGGCCGTCGACCCCCGCGGTGTCGTGACCGGGCAGGTCTCGCAGGTCCCTCCCGTCCGGGGGCGCGACCTGGTCACCAACCTCGACGTCCGCGTCCAGGCTGCCGCCGAGGCGGCGCTGCGGCGAGCGGTCACGAGCGCCCGCCACCACGGCTACCCCGCGGACGGCGGCGCGGCCGTCGTCCTGGACACCACGACCGGTGGGGTGCTCGCGGCGGCGAGCTACCCGGCATACGACCCGGATGTGTGGACCGGCGGCATCAGCGAGCAGGCCCTCACCGCGCTGACCGGCCCCGGCGCCGGCACGCCCCTGATCGACCGCGCGACGGCCGCTGTGTACCCACCCGCGTCGACATTCAAGGTCGTGAGCCTGCCTGCCGCAGTGCGGGCGGGGAACTCCCTGAGCGGCGGCTACGACTGCACGGCAAGCTCACGGGTCGGGAACCGCACGTTCGCGAACTACGAGTCGCGGGCGTACGGGCGGATCTCGCTCCTCAAGGCCATCGAGGTCTCGTGCGACACGATCTTCTACGACTTCGCGTACCGCTCGTGGCTGGCGCAGGGCGGGCTCAGCGCGACCTCCGATGCGGGCGACCCGTTCGTCACGACGGCCAAGGCGTTCGGCCTCGGCGCGCCCACCGGCGTCGACCTGCCCGGCGAGCGCTCGGGACGCATCCCGGGCCGCGTGTGGAAGCGGGCGACGTGGAACGACACCCGCGCCCAGACCTGCCACCGGGCCGCAGCCGGCTACCCCGAGGTGGCCCGCACCGACCCCCGCCGCGCGGCATACCTCAAGGGTCTCGCCGTGGAGAACTGCGCGAGCGGGTTCGCGTTCCGGGCTGGCGATGCGGTCAACTTCGCGATCGGGCAGGGCGACATCGGGGTCACCCCGCTGCAGATGGCGCGCCTGTATGCCGCGATCGCCAACGGGGGGACGCTGTGGACGCCGCAGCTCGCGCGCGGGTTCGCGGCTCCCGGGGGTGTGCTGGAGCGCGTCGCACCCGTGCCGGCGGACACCGTGGCCTTCCCTGCCGGCACGCTGCCGTTCCTCCACCAGGCCCTGCAGGGGGTGGTGGCCCGCGGGACGGCGCAGGCCGCGTTCGCCGGCTTCCCCCTGGCGCAGTGGCCGGTGGCGGGCAAGACGGGGACGGCCGAGGCTTTCGGGGCGCGCGACACCGCGTGGTTCGTGTCCTACGCCCCCGCCACCCACCCCAGGTATGCCGTCGCCGTCGTCATCTCCCAGGGCGGGACCGGGGGAGCGGTGGCGGCGCCGGCGGCCCGTCAGATCTACGACGTGCTCCGCACGCTCCGGTAG